In one Micromonospora polyrhachis genomic region, the following are encoded:
- a CDS encoding non-ribosomal peptide synthetase, translated as MDESSSHRRYPALAVQRGMILQTLRHPTVGTDVQQVTIEWDETPDPDAFTTVWRSAAGRHPVLRTAFEIDGEHGVVQVVQPTIVPDLRWRETPLADFLTDDRYEPFNIDRAPLFRVTVLGDRHVVVTFHHAILDGRSTRILLDEVIADYTARRAGRSPEHPYRPPFAEFVRWWGTADSTADEAFWKGYLAGAPMPRPLPGHFDTGGGGAARAEPATHEIVLTQTESDRVRAAAATADAGASVVVNAAWALLRGAYGGVDDVTFAVTRSCRYDSVPDADQIVGCLINTVPLRIRLDPRWTVRRLLADVAARVRQVREHQRTALSSILDQNGLAPDTPLLDSLVVFERQRLPTALAQWGSEPTRRSVRVHRMPGYPLTLHAFDEPQLRLGGVWDRNRLLSVSARRVLEQLRGTVLELADRPDARLCDLDLGAATEATLRNTWNATRRRYPREASIPEVFSARVAEDPDAAALLIGDRTVSYAELHRDSDRLARALIQHGVTPEAPVAVLLPRGETLVQALLAILKAGGAYLPVDPAAPPARVAAMLTRSGTRLLLTTAETATRAAAIVATAVEGAAGIVATAGHDPGPVRMLTVDALSAAAGPPGPPPPVRIHPLQLAYVMHTSGSTGLPKGVGITHRGVLRLVTGPDFARLGPGERLLQLAPTAFDASTWEIWGALLTGAAAVVAPPDPVDLATLTTLLRSGRVTIAFLTAGLFHQLVEEDVGALAQVRQLLTGGDVIDPDAVRATLRARGGLSLVDAYGPTENTTMTSCHVLHDPDQVGDRVPIGRPVPHTSVHVLDPTGRAVPIGVAGELYTGGDGLARGYLGDPAVTARSFVPDPEVPGERLYRTGDLVRWRADGVLEFLGRRDDQVKIRGFRVEPGEVETILRAHPEVTAAVVCVRGDGAERHLAGYVTPAEGTALAGERVRDFLSARLPHYLVPATVTVLDRLPLTVNGKVDRAALPVPDVPGRAPVGAGPSSPTEQRLAELWSRLLPGARQPAGIGRETSFFALGGNSLTVTRMMFRIRETFGVDCGLDEFYRAPTLSATAAAIDAATGATGTAGRTASGPVMRRRARIPVRGEAELPPHLVRLHVGWALWRTVCLRGAGFPIDLLAPLGDAKLAAAADRLVAARTADDPAECAAAESAYSAEFSLAVGRLSAALRAVAGDPRFRAAVAWQNPHALRTGIDALLRRDPVQPVRNTKHRQHETLVASYLQRYCAKNDTIGFFGPVGWARIEPGADIRFDQPPALLAKRTVHLEGWAVVAVLAPYATRLRPWLVPRRMPFLDLAGTTLRVPLAPPVALTDAEAAVLRACDGIRDAIEVAATVIADPASDLRSTREVHQLLAELATAHRIAWQPEVAPHDLAPERSMRARLLRVTDGSVRQPALAALEELCAARDALAAAAGDPHRLAGAMAELETTFTRLAGVPSTRRAGTMYAGRTPVYEECLRAGTVRVGEESLAGIRGALALVLDSARWFTAAGATLYQRLFTDLYRRRAAELGTEVVPFADFWLLAGEALFHPPARLRTLLTNALHRRWADVLALPPDQRRVRLAAADLAPAATAAFPLGRPGWPTAAQHSPDLMRAGTEWVLGELHPGVNTMRYATWVAYHPEVETLRGAMTRDLGGGLVYPAETGQEGGVPTRQSNGLAGPDDLRLVFAPDSFGHDPRNSLRVGECDLVGTTSGLRVRSRDGRLDLELMHVLGDIVGAGLSQLFRILPPAAHSPRVTLDSLVVSRETWTFHAAELAFADTADEALRFHQARAWVGRYDLPRHVFLRCAGERKPVYADLTSLASIDLVSRSIRRARRHGGDEAVVSVTEMLPAPDQLWLTGPDGRYTAELRVVAVDGQGD; from the coding sequence ATGGACGAGAGCTCTTCGCACCGGCGCTACCCCGCCCTGGCCGTCCAACGTGGCATGATCCTGCAGACCCTGCGTCACCCGACCGTCGGCACGGACGTCCAGCAGGTCACCATCGAATGGGACGAGACACCGGACCCCGATGCCTTCACCACCGTCTGGCGGTCCGCCGCTGGACGGCACCCCGTGCTCCGTACCGCATTCGAGATCGATGGCGAGCACGGTGTGGTGCAGGTGGTCCAGCCCACGATCGTGCCCGACCTGCGCTGGCGGGAGACACCGCTCGCCGACTTCCTGACCGACGACCGGTACGAGCCGTTCAACATCGACCGGGCACCCCTGTTTCGCGTCACCGTCCTGGGCGACCGGCACGTCGTCGTCACCTTCCACCATGCGATCCTCGACGGTCGGTCCACGCGGATCCTGCTTGACGAGGTCATCGCCGACTACACCGCCCGTCGGGCGGGGCGGAGCCCCGAACATCCGTACCGGCCGCCGTTCGCGGAGTTCGTGCGCTGGTGGGGCACCGCCGATTCGACGGCCGACGAGGCGTTCTGGAAGGGATACCTGGCCGGGGCACCGATGCCCCGGCCACTGCCCGGCCATTTCGATACCGGCGGCGGCGGTGCCGCGCGCGCCGAGCCCGCCACCCACGAGATCGTGCTGACCCAGACGGAGTCCGATCGGGTCCGGGCGGCTGCTGCCACGGCCGACGCCGGGGCGAGCGTGGTGGTCAATGCCGCCTGGGCACTGCTGCGCGGTGCCTACGGTGGGGTGGACGACGTGACGTTCGCGGTCACCCGGTCCTGCCGGTACGACAGCGTGCCCGACGCCGACCAGATCGTCGGATGTCTGATCAACACAGTCCCGCTGCGGATCCGACTCGACCCACGGTGGACGGTACGGCGGCTACTCGCCGACGTCGCGGCCCGGGTCCGGCAGGTGCGCGAGCACCAGCGCACGGCGCTGAGCAGCATCCTCGACCAGAACGGCCTCGCCCCCGACACCCCCCTGCTGGACAGTCTGGTGGTGTTCGAGCGGCAACGACTACCCACCGCACTGGCTCAGTGGGGCTCGGAGCCGACGCGCCGCTCGGTACGCGTACACCGGATGCCCGGCTATCCGCTGACGCTGCACGCCTTCGACGAGCCACAGTTGCGGCTGGGTGGGGTCTGGGACCGCAACCGCCTACTCTCCGTCTCGGCGCGGCGGGTCCTCGAGCAGCTACGCGGCACGGTGCTGGAGCTGGCGGACCGGCCCGACGCCCGGCTCTGCGACCTGGACCTCGGTGCGGCCACCGAGGCCACCCTCCGGAACACCTGGAACGCCACCCGCCGTCGCTATCCGCGCGAGGCGTCCATTCCAGAGGTGTTCTCCGCACGCGTGGCCGAGGATCCAGACGCCGCCGCGCTGCTCATCGGCGACCGCACGGTCAGCTACGCGGAGCTGCACCGGGACAGCGACCGGCTGGCCCGCGCGCTGATCCAACACGGCGTCACGCCGGAGGCTCCGGTCGCGGTGCTGCTTCCCCGGGGCGAAACCCTGGTCCAGGCCCTGCTGGCGATACTCAAGGCCGGTGGGGCCTACCTGCCCGTGGATCCGGCGGCCCCACCGGCCCGCGTCGCGGCGATGCTCACCAGAAGCGGCACCCGCCTGCTCCTGACCACGGCCGAGACCGCCACCAGGGCCGCCGCCATCGTCGCGACCGCCGTGGAAGGGGCCGCCGGCATCGTCGCGACCGCAGGCCACGACCCCGGTCCGGTACGGATGCTGACGGTCGACGCACTCTCTGCGGCAGCGGGGCCGCCCGGTCCACCACCACCGGTGCGGATCCATCCGCTGCAACTGGCCTACGTCATGCACACCTCGGGCTCGACCGGCCTCCCCAAGGGGGTGGGGATCACCCACCGAGGGGTGCTCCGGCTCGTCACCGGACCGGACTTCGCCCGCCTCGGGCCGGGCGAGCGGCTGCTCCAGCTCGCCCCGACCGCGTTCGACGCCTCCACGTGGGAAATCTGGGGTGCCCTGCTCACCGGGGCGGCGGCGGTGGTCGCGCCGCCGGATCCGGTGGACCTCGCCACCCTGACCACGCTGCTGCGTAGCGGCCGGGTCACGATCGCCTTCCTCACCGCCGGGCTCTTCCATCAGCTTGTCGAGGAGGACGTCGGCGCGCTGGCACAGGTGCGGCAGTTGCTCACCGGCGGGGACGTCATCGACCCGGACGCGGTCCGGGCCACGCTGCGGGCGCGTGGTGGACTTTCCCTGGTCGACGCGTACGGGCCGACCGAGAACACCACGATGACCAGTTGCCACGTGCTCCACGACCCGGATCAGGTGGGCGACCGGGTGCCGATCGGTCGTCCGGTGCCACACACCAGCGTGCACGTGCTCGACCCGACCGGCCGGGCAGTGCCGATCGGTGTGGCGGGTGAGCTGTACACCGGCGGCGACGGGCTGGCCCGGGGCTATCTCGGTGATCCGGCGGTGACCGCCCGGTCGTTCGTCCCGGATCCGGAGGTGCCCGGCGAGCGGCTCTACCGGACCGGCGACCTGGTCCGCTGGCGGGCCGACGGCGTGCTGGAGTTCCTCGGCCGGCGCGACGACCAGGTCAAGATCCGTGGCTTCCGGGTCGAGCCGGGTGAGGTCGAGACGATACTCCGGGCGCACCCGGAGGTGACCGCCGCCGTGGTGTGCGTCCGGGGCGACGGAGCGGAGCGCCACCTGGCCGGTTACGTCACGCCGGCCGAGGGGACGGCACTCGCTGGTGAACGCGTCCGGGACTTCCTCTCCGCCCGGCTACCGCACTACCTGGTACCCGCCACGGTCACCGTCCTCGACCGCTTGCCGCTGACCGTGAACGGAAAGGTCGACCGGGCCGCGCTACCGGTACCCGATGTCCCGGGCCGGGCACCGGTGGGTGCCGGGCCTTCCTCACCCACCGAGCAGCGGCTCGCCGAACTGTGGTCCCGGCTGCTGCCCGGTGCCCGCCAGCCGGCCGGCATCGGGCGGGAGACCAGCTTCTTCGCCCTCGGCGGCAACTCGCTGACGGTCACCCGGATGATGTTCCGGATCCGGGAGACGTTCGGCGTCGACTGCGGACTGGACGAGTTCTACCGTGCGCCGACCCTGTCCGCGACGGCCGCGGCGATCGACGCGGCAACCGGCGCCACCGGTACGGCTGGACGCACGGCCAGCGGACCGGTGATGCGCCGCCGGGCCCGGATCCCGGTCCGGGGCGAGGCGGAGCTGCCGCCGCACCTCGTGCGGCTCCACGTCGGGTGGGCACTGTGGCGGACCGTCTGCCTGCGCGGCGCGGGGTTCCCGATCGACCTGCTCGCACCGCTGGGTGATGCGAAGCTCGCCGCTGCGGCGGATCGCCTGGTCGCCGCGCGTACCGCAGACGACCCGGCCGAGTGCGCCGCCGCCGAATCGGCCTACTCGGCTGAGTTCTCGCTGGCGGTCGGCCGACTCTCGGCCGCCCTGCGCGCGGTGGCCGGCGACCCCCGGTTCCGTGCGGCGGTCGCCTGGCAGAACCCGCACGCGCTGCGCACCGGCATCGACGCCCTACTGCGTCGTGATCCCGTCCAGCCGGTCCGCAACACCAAGCATCGGCAGCACGAGACGCTGGTCGCCAGCTATCTTCAGCGGTACTGCGCCAAGAACGACACCATCGGGTTCTTCGGTCCGGTCGGCTGGGCGCGGATCGAACCGGGTGCCGACATCCGGTTCGACCAGCCGCCCGCCCTGCTGGCCAAGCGGACCGTCCACCTCGAAGGGTGGGCGGTCGTGGCGGTGCTGGCACCGTACGCGACCAGGCTGCGCCCCTGGCTCGTACCCCGGCGGATGCCCTTCCTGGACCTGGCCGGTACGACGCTGCGGGTGCCGCTCGCCCCGCCGGTGGCGTTGACCGACGCCGAGGCAGCGGTGCTGCGGGCCTGTGACGGGATCCGGGACGCCATCGAGGTGGCCGCCACCGTGATCGCCGATCCGGCGTCGGACCTGCGGTCCACCCGGGAGGTACACCAACTGCTGGCGGAGTTGGCCACCGCCCACCGGATCGCCTGGCAGCCGGAGGTGGCACCGCACGACCTAGCCCCGGAGCGGAGCATGCGTGCCCGGCTGCTCCGGGTCACCGACGGGTCGGTACGACAGCCGGCACTCGCCGCCCTGGAGGAACTCTGCGCCGCCCGCGACGCGCTCGCGGCGGCGGCCGGTGATCCGCACCGGTTGGCCGGTGCGATGGCCGAACTGGAGACGACGTTCACGCGGCTGGCCGGCGTCCCCTCCACCCGCCGCGCCGGCACGATGTACGCCGGTCGCACCCCGGTCTACGAGGAGTGTCTACGGGCCGGCACGGTTCGCGTCGGTGAGGAGAGTCTGGCCGGAATCCGGGGGGCGCTCGCGCTGGTGTTGGACAGTGCACGCTGGTTCACCGCTGCCGGGGCCACTCTCTACCAGCGGCTCTTCACCGACCTCTACCGGCGTCGGGCCGCCGAACTGGGCACCGAGGTGGTGCCGTTCGCCGACTTCTGGCTGCTGGCCGGCGAGGCGCTGTTCCATCCGCCGGCCCGGCTGCGCACGCTGCTGACCAACGCGCTGCATCGGCGCTGGGCCGACGTACTGGCGCTGCCGCCGGACCAGCGGCGGGTCCGACTGGCGGCGGCGGACCTGGCTCCGGCGGCGACTGCCGCGTTCCCACTGGGACGCCCCGGTTGGCCGACGGCGGCGCAGCACAGCCCGGACCTGATGCGGGCCGGCACCGAGTGGGTGCTGGGTGAGCTGCACCCGGGGGTCAACACCATGCGGTACGCCACCTGGGTGGCCTACCACCCGGAGGTGGAGACGCTGCGGGGCGCGATGACCCGCGATCTGGGCGGCGGGCTGGTCTATCCCGCCGAGACCGGCCAGGAGGGCGGTGTGCCCACCCGGCAGAGCAACGGGCTCGCCGGCCCCGACGACCTTCGGTTGGTGTTCGCGCCCGACTCGTTCGGCCATGACCCGCGCAACAGCCTGCGCGTCGGCGAGTGCGACCTGGTCGGTACGACGAGCGGACTGCGGGTACGGTCCCGCGACGGTCGACTCGACCTCGAGCTGATGCACGTGCTCGGCGACATCGTGGGCGCCGGGCTGTCCCAGCTCTTCCGCATCCTGCCCCCGGCGGCGCACAGCCCCCGGGTCACCCTCGACTCGCTGGTGGTCAGCCGGGAGACGTGGACCTTCCACGCGGCCGAGCTGGCCTTCGCCGACACCGCCGACGAGGCGCTCCGGTTCCACCAGGCACGGGCCTGGGTCGGCCGCTACGACCTGCCCCGCCACGTGTTCCTGCGGTGCGCGGGGGAACGCAAGCCGGTCTACGCCGACCTGACCAGTCTCGCCTCGATCGACCTGGTGTCCCGGTCCATCCGCCGGGCCCGTCGGCACGGCGGGGACGAGGCGGTGGTCAGCGTGACGGAGATGCTGCCGGCACCGGACCAACTGTGGCTCACCGGTCCCGACGGCCGGTACACCGCCGAGCTGCGGGTCGTCGCGGTCGATGGTCAGGGAGACTGA
- a CDS encoding non-ribosomal peptide synthetase, which produces MALFEFPASAAQRRMWLLDQLDPGQVTYHIGWAVWLDGPLDAAALDGAWAAVVERHEILRTTFRANGGLPIQVIDDGIRPAGIETVSLAHLPQADREGAVRSALREHGRIPFQLDGGPLTRTRLLRLAPDRHVLSLVAHHAIADGWSFRLLFEELTADYAALHAGHPPVSGEPSLQYADFALWEREHSDAGGHVEAERFWSAELADAPPEVALPVDHPYPARLGPAAAELPVPVDAAQAAALRRLAEGRDSTLFAVLLTAYVATLSRLGGADELLVGVPVAGRTRIETESILGLFANTLTIRAALPDDPPLNQLLDRLHTAIARAQAHQDLPFTRVVELGRPERHPSRAPLVQVMCTVEDASPPLERGGLRWRPELVPTGTGKFELELAAVVGPDELTVRLRYLTDLFTPTGAGRIADALGAMLTALATTAESPVSEVDILSPAMRELVTRVWPTAASRSTPPPGSTAAAWVAEVDPGDRMVIQGPDVALTGVQLRAMTDRIAAGLLGLGVRVQDTVGIVLPRGARVLPALLGVWRVGAAYLPLDPTHPPQRLRGMLADAGVRVVVTDPSALPAPLLAELTASMALLDLAEAQLAGAQLAGADPADAAPLLPPPPAMPPTAAAYVLFTSGSTGRPKAVTVTQGAVAHLLHTFRELVPLGPADRVVSVSTFAFDIALLDLLLPLLCGAPVVVAGDDNVIDGNRLRRLLTAVSASMLQATPTTWRMLVAAGGVPPGVRLRLSGGEALPRALADALLSPDTHLWNLYGPTETTVYSTGTEVATGPGPLDIGPAIVGSRIYLLDRWLRPVPPGVVGEIYLGGAGLGQGYAGAPGATADRFLPDPFTSGGRIYRSGDLGRWLPNGRIEPLGRVDRQVKVRGFRVETAEVEAVLRGHPEVRDAVVVASADVAHDGVRLVGYVVSRAGVGDLPDGLPEYARGLLPEYMVPATFVALDEVPRTTRGKLDLSALPKPRWGFGPGSTVAPRTPLERELVALVADLLGLPGPVGVLDNFFVLGGHSVKATQLMARIWTTYGVDLPVRALFENPTMAGLAAAISTAGGAAADPVAGGAAGSAPRSASADVPVGSGDVDYLNALTDDDVDDLLAAMDRPANRDR; this is translated from the coding sequence ATGGCGTTGTTCGAGTTCCCGGCGTCGGCCGCGCAACGGCGGATGTGGCTGCTCGACCAGCTGGATCCCGGCCAGGTCACCTACCACATCGGTTGGGCCGTGTGGCTGGACGGACCGCTGGACGCCGCCGCCCTCGACGGGGCCTGGGCGGCTGTGGTCGAGCGGCACGAGATCCTGCGCACCACGTTCCGGGCCAACGGCGGCCTACCGATCCAGGTGATCGACGACGGCATACGCCCGGCCGGCATCGAGACCGTGTCCCTGGCGCACCTGCCGCAGGCGGATCGGGAAGGTGCGGTCCGATCGGCACTCCGGGAGCACGGCCGGATCCCGTTCCAGCTCGACGGCGGGCCGCTGACGCGTACCCGTCTGCTGCGGCTGGCCCCGGACCGGCACGTACTGTCGCTGGTCGCGCACCACGCCATCGCCGACGGCTGGTCGTTCCGGCTGCTCTTCGAGGAACTCACCGCCGACTACGCCGCGCTGCACGCCGGCCACCCACCCGTCTCAGGCGAGCCGAGCCTGCAGTACGCGGACTTCGCGCTCTGGGAGCGGGAGCACAGCGACGCGGGTGGTCATGTCGAGGCGGAACGGTTCTGGTCGGCCGAGCTGGCCGACGCCCCACCGGAGGTGGCGCTGCCGGTGGACCACCCGTACCCGGCCCGGCTCGGTCCCGCCGCCGCCGAGCTGCCGGTCCCGGTCGACGCCGCCCAGGCAGCGGCGCTGCGCCGGTTGGCCGAGGGGCGGGACAGCACTCTCTTCGCGGTGCTTTTGACCGCGTACGTCGCCACGCTGTCCCGGCTCGGTGGCGCGGACGAGCTACTCGTCGGCGTACCCGTGGCGGGGCGTACCCGGATCGAGACGGAGTCGATACTGGGCCTGTTCGCGAACACGCTGACCATCCGCGCGGCGCTGCCCGACGATCCCCCGCTCAACCAACTCCTCGACCGGCTGCACACCGCCATCGCGCGGGCCCAGGCCCACCAGGATCTGCCGTTCACACGGGTGGTGGAGTTGGGCCGGCCTGAGCGGCATCCGTCTCGGGCACCGCTGGTACAGGTGATGTGTACGGTCGAGGACGCGTCACCGCCGCTGGAGCGGGGCGGGCTGCGCTGGCGGCCGGAGTTGGTGCCCACCGGCACCGGCAAGTTCGAACTCGAACTGGCGGCTGTCGTCGGCCCGGACGAGCTGACCGTGCGGTTGCGTTACCTCACCGATCTCTTCACCCCGACTGGCGCGGGCCGGATCGCCGACGCACTCGGCGCGATGCTGACAGCGTTGGCGACGACGGCGGAAAGCCCCGTGTCCGAGGTGGACATCCTGTCCCCGGCGATGAGGGAACTCGTCACCCGGGTGTGGCCGACCGCCGCATCCCGGTCGACCCCACCGCCGGGCAGCACCGCCGCCGCCTGGGTGGCCGAGGTCGATCCCGGCGACCGGATGGTGATCCAGGGCCCCGACGTCGCCCTCACTGGTGTCCAGCTGCGTGCGATGACCGATCGGATCGCCGCCGGTCTGCTGGGGCTCGGCGTACGGGTCCAGGACACCGTCGGCATCGTCCTGCCCCGGGGCGCCCGGGTACTTCCGGCGCTGCTCGGCGTGTGGCGGGTCGGCGCGGCGTACCTGCCACTCGATCCGACCCATCCGCCGCAGCGGCTGCGCGGGATGCTCGCCGACGCCGGGGTACGGGTCGTCGTCACCGACCCTAGCGCCCTTCCCGCTCCGCTCCTGGCCGAGCTGACAGCCTCCATGGCCCTGCTCGACCTGGCCGAAGCGCAGTTGGCCGGAGCGCAGTTGGCCGGAGCGGACCCGGCGGACGCTGCTCCACTGCTGCCGCCGCCTCCGGCGATGCCGCCGACAGCGGCGGCGTACGTGCTGTTCACCTCGGGTTCCACCGGCCGCCCGAAGGCGGTCACCGTCACCCAGGGGGCGGTGGCCCACCTGCTGCACACGTTCCGGGAGCTGGTTCCCCTCGGTCCGGCCGACCGGGTCGTCTCGGTCAGCACGTTCGCCTTCGACATCGCCCTGCTCGACCTGCTGCTCCCACTGCTGTGCGGTGCTCCGGTGGTGGTCGCCGGGGACGACAACGTGATCGACGGGAACCGGTTGCGCCGGCTGCTCACCGCCGTGTCCGCCAGCATGCTCCAGGCGACCCCGACGACCTGGCGGATGCTGGTCGCGGCCGGCGGCGTGCCGCCCGGGGTGCGGCTACGCCTCAGCGGCGGTGAGGCGCTGCCCCGGGCCCTCGCGGACGCCCTGCTCAGCCCGGACACCCACCTGTGGAACCTCTACGGCCCGACCGAGACGACCGTTTACTCGACCGGCACCGAGGTCGCCACGGGGCCGGGCCCGCTGGATATCGGTCCGGCCATCGTCGGTAGCCGGATCTACCTGCTCGACCGGTGGCTGCGGCCGGTCCCGCCAGGCGTGGTCGGCGAGATCTACCTCGGCGGTGCGGGGCTCGGGCAGGGCTACGCCGGTGCCCCCGGGGCAACCGCCGACCGGTTCCTGCCCGACCCGTTCACCTCCGGCGGCCGGATATACCGCAGCGGAGACCTGGGGCGGTGGTTGCCGAACGGCCGGATCGAACCGCTCGGTCGGGTCGACCGGCAGGTGAAGGTACGCGGGTTCCGGGTCGAGACGGCGGAGGTCGAGGCGGTGCTGCGTGGCCATCCGGAGGTGCGCGACGCCGTCGTGGTGGCCTCCGCCGACGTCGCCCACGACGGTGTACGACTGGTCGGCTACGTGGTCAGCCGGGCCGGGGTGGGCGACCTGCCCGACGGGCTGCCCGAGTACGCGCGCGGACTCCTGCCTGAATACATGGTGCCGGCGACGTTCGTGGCGTTGGACGAGGTGCCCCGGACGACCCGGGGCAAGCTGGACCTGTCCGCCCTGCCGAAACCCCGCTGGGGCTTCGGCCCTGGATCGACGGTCGCGCCGCGTACCCCGCTGGAGCGGGAGTTGGTGGCGCTCGTGGCCGACCTGCTCGGTCTGCCCGGTCCGGTCGGTGTCCTCGACAACTTCTTCGTCCTGGGCGGACACTCCGTGAAGGCCACCCAGTTGATGGCCCGGATCTGGACGACCTACGGGGTCGATCTGCCCGTGCGAGCCCTCTTCGAGAACCCGACGATGGCGGGGCTCGCCGCAGCCATCTCCACTGCCGGTGGTGCCGCAGCCGATCCCGTTGCCGGTGGTGCCGCCGGTTCGGCGCCGAGGTCGGCGAGCGCTGACGTCCCTGTTGGCTCCGGGGACGTCGACTACCTCAACGCGTTGACCGACGACGATGTCGACGACCTCCTGGCCGCAATGGACCGGCCGGCGAACCGGGACCGGTGA
- a CDS encoding SpcZ produces MSDLPEWLAALLASLGEGRDPDTVAEWTRRVRRELDRLAGRVPFQVVYDWHARLVTSMPDDIDDQDRVIELHRRVSSGDRVGATEWSDTLRPVLREWYRAAYPYAEAWAVAQANARAYATANGYRPDEVVEYAEYYANLSTGANAEAYANANAIANADAIGTALAHADESAYALTYPAALLCARALAEANRAGPVGSAQTLRAVYARLADELVDSLARVAV; encoded by the coding sequence ATGAGTGACCTGCCGGAGTGGCTGGCCGCACTGCTCGCGTCCCTGGGCGAGGGACGGGACCCGGACACGGTGGCGGAGTGGACCCGTCGGGTGCGACGGGAACTCGATCGCCTGGCCGGCCGGGTGCCGTTCCAGGTGGTGTACGACTGGCATGCCCGGCTCGTCACCTCGATGCCGGACGACATCGACGATCAGGATCGGGTGATCGAGCTACACCGGCGGGTGTCGTCCGGGGATCGGGTCGGGGCGACCGAGTGGAGTGACACGCTCCGGCCGGTCCTGCGCGAGTGGTACCGGGCCGCCTATCCGTACGCCGAGGCGTGGGCGGTAGCCCAGGCGAACGCGCGCGCCTACGCAACCGCCAACGGCTACCGTCCCGACGAGGTCGTCGAGTACGCCGAGTACTACGCCAATCTCAGCACCGGGGCGAACGCCGAGGCGTATGCGAACGCCAATGCCATCGCGAACGCGGACGCGATCGGGACGGCCCTGGCCCACGCGGACGAGTCGGCGTACGCGTTGACCTACCCGGCCGCTCTGCTGTGCGCTCGCGCCTTGGCGGAGGCGAACCGTGCCGGCCCTGTCGGGTCAGCACAGACGCTCAGGGCTGTCTACGCGCGGCTCGCGGACGAGTTGGTCGACAGTTTGGCGCGGGTCGCGGTTTGA